A section of the Octopus bimaculoides isolate UCB-OBI-ISO-001 chromosome 17, ASM119413v2, whole genome shotgun sequence genome encodes:
- the LOC106879990 gene encoding metallophosphoesterase domain-containing protein 1 isoform X1: MDLKKFVSSLVSGSKTFRVDSLSETPDKAWEKYKKHLHIEKVDPLSLIHTRDPDKYLRFVCISDTHCNIEKQKNFVPEGDVLLHAGDFSHCGRLSNIKKFNDFLGSLPHQYKIVIAGNHDISFDTDLLKKPQYIFKNDIEKDLKDLQVESAKAFLTNCIYLEDSYVDIHGYKIYGSPWQPLFCNWAFNLPRGKELLEKWNLIPDDVDILMTHGPPLGYGDLCRSGLRAGCVDLLNTIQKRVQPKFHVYGHIHEGYGILTNKMTTFINASSCTINYCLTNPPIVFDLPLYKSEAS, translated from the exons TTTCAGGCTCCAAAACATTCAGAGTAGATTCATTAAGTGAAACACCGGATAAGGCATgggaaaaatataagaaacactTACATATTGAAAAAGTAGATCCCCTAAGTTTGATCCATACAAGGGACCCAGATAAATATCTACGGTTTGTTTGTATTTCTGACACCCATTGCAACATAGAGAAACAGAAGAATTTTGTGCCAGAAGGCGATGTTTTACTTCATGCAGGAGACTTTTCACACTGCGGACGCTTGTCAAACATCAAAAAATTCAATGATTTTCTCG GATCTCTACCTCATCAATATAAAATAGTCATTGCTGGAAATCATGACATAAGTTTTGACacagatttattaaaaaaacCACAGTATATTTTCAAGAATGATATTGAGAAAGACCTCAAGGATTTACAAGTTGAGTCAGCAAAAGCTTTTCTTACCAACTGTATTTACTTGGAAGATTCTTATGTGGATATCCATGGTTATAAGATCTATGGTTCTCCTTG GCAACCACTTTTTTGCAACTGGGCCTTCAATCTACCCCGAGGTAAGGAACTGCTGGAAAAATGGAATCTTATCCCTGATGATGTGGACATCTTAATGACACATGGACCACCTCTGG GTTATGGAGATCTTTGCAGATCTGGCTTGAGGGCTGGTTGTGTTGACCTCCTCAACACCATTCAGAAGCGTGTCcaaccaaaatttcatgtttacgGACATATTCATGAag gttaTGGCATCCTGACTAATAAGATGACAACATTCATCAATGCTTCAAGCTGTACAATAAACTATTGCCTCACAAATCCACCCATTGTATTTGATCTCCCCTTATACAAGTCTGAGGCATCTTAA
- the LOC106879990 gene encoding metallophosphoesterase domain-containing protein 1 isoform X2 produces the protein MDLKKFVSSLGSLPHQYKIVIAGNHDISFDTDLLKKPQYIFKNDIEKDLKDLQVESAKAFLTNCIYLEDSYVDIHGYKIYGSPWQPLFCNWAFNLPRGKELLEKWNLIPDDVDILMTHGPPLGYGDLCRSGLRAGCVDLLNTIQKRVQPKFHVYGHIHEGYGILTNKMTTFINASSCTINYCLTNPPIVFDLPLYKSEAS, from the exons GATCTCTACCTCATCAATATAAAATAGTCATTGCTGGAAATCATGACATAAGTTTTGACacagatttattaaaaaaacCACAGTATATTTTCAAGAATGATATTGAGAAAGACCTCAAGGATTTACAAGTTGAGTCAGCAAAAGCTTTTCTTACCAACTGTATTTACTTGGAAGATTCTTATGTGGATATCCATGGTTATAAGATCTATGGTTCTCCTTG GCAACCACTTTTTTGCAACTGGGCCTTCAATCTACCCCGAGGTAAGGAACTGCTGGAAAAATGGAATCTTATCCCTGATGATGTGGACATCTTAATGACACATGGACCACCTCTGG GTTATGGAGATCTTTGCAGATCTGGCTTGAGGGCTGGTTGTGTTGACCTCCTCAACACCATTCAGAAGCGTGTCcaaccaaaatttcatgtttacgGACATATTCATGAag gttaTGGCATCCTGACTAATAAGATGACAACATTCATCAATGCTTCAAGCTGTACAATAAACTATTGCCTCACAAATCCACCCATTGTATTTGATCTCCCCTTATACAAGTCTGAGGCATCTTAA